A genomic window from Cyanobacteria bacterium FACHB-DQ100 includes:
- a CDS encoding PAS domain-containing protein has protein sequence MSTHRTVLVVSDSDENDREYEHQLQQDRTVAYRILKCQTPILALSQLQQIDAILLELHFPHSNSVTLLRQLKEQMGDRCPPIVVIDDEDTKTAVQAFKNGAADYLVRDQITPDDLRLSLRNAIENAELRRELQRSQEQFQTSVENMLDCFGIFSAIRDRSGQILDFRIDYLNAAACENNQMPKEMQIGRGLCEVLPGHRESGLFDAYCYVVETGEPLIKDSLIYDDTYADRRLVRAFDIRVTKLNDGFVASWRDVTDRKYLELELNQTIIDLKQQRNRLKRLIDTAPIGIGIATAGGDVSVINDAMLHLHGYSREEFEQHGMNWCDFAPPELSAQTEQAMEHLRQQGTLPPGEKELIRRDGTRLPIWISATQWVDGIDEHVAFAIDLSQQKQAEAAIQQLNQELTDRVLELQTLLEILPVGVAIATNPACTEMQSNAYIREMLGTRSGENISKTAPTTEQPSYRTFQNGQEIPPENLPMQIAARLGVEVRDVEFDILLPDGAIRQLLCYATPLRDDQNQIRGAIGAFLDISERSQSAVALKASQQRYQALAEAMPQMVWTADATGDVNYWNQRWYEYTGFSEAESMGLAGLSALHPDDRDRTLSQWSTSLLNQAPLEIEYRIRSHKGEYHWFICRAVPTQNDQGQTTGWIGTVTDIDSRKQAELALQQSQERLNLAMKAAKMGSWDWDLQTNRVHWSTNLEHLFGMAPGSFDGRYETVRSMIHPDDLPWIEQAIQPALHDREEYNIEFRFILPDGTVRWALGLGQVFYDAAGNPVKMAGVDMDITERKQSAESLRASEQRFRLMADNAPMMIWVADTTGHCTYLSKRWYEFTEQSEVAGLGLGWLDAVHSEDYEATRTIFLNAVERHEAFQTEYRLRGQDGNYRWVIGAGHPWTDPESHQFKGHISSIVDIHDRKLAEEALHQSEDRLRIAIASAQLGTWDWNLITRELTWDVGCKTILGLPPEADASLEVFFEALHPDDRDRAEQAMQWSINSASGGDYDVEYRTIGIQDRIERWIRAKGQAYFDATGKPLRMIGTILDITEQKRSEAALAERRDHIELLYETTRDLLSSTQPLALIETVFSKLKDRVGLDVYLNYILDESQQKLQLANYGGIPEDVAQQIKWLNIGQAICGMVAQERRQIVRAEIQQSDEPKLELARSLGATACASQPLVVREKLLGTLSFGSLSRTEFTASEQSLFQAICDQIAIALERSELLNSLQQQTEELVRVNRIKDEFLAILSHELRSPLNPILGWTKLLQAGKVNAAQMPQALATIERNANLQTQLIDDLLDVAKILRGKLTLNINSVNLSFVIEAAIETVRTASTAKAISLHSVLPNIGQVRGDAARLQQVVWNLLSNAIKFTPNSGQIDIHLEQVGNQAQLTVSDTGKGISPEFLPHIFESFQQEDASITRKYGGLGLGLAIVRQLVEAHGGTITADSPGEELGATFTVLLPLLNVQPAIQPSIEPPHQELDLTGIRVLGVDDEPDARDLLAVLLTQYGAEVLIVTSAAEVLSNLPSFQPNILVSDIGMPKVDGYTLIQQVRSLPVEQGGQIPAIALTAYAREDDHNRAINSGYQRHITKPLDPEQLVQAIITLID, from the coding sequence ATGTCAACTCACCGGACTGTCCTTGTCGTCTCTGACTCAGATGAGAACGATCGCGAATATGAGCATCAATTACAACAGGACAGAACTGTTGCATACAGAATTTTGAAATGTCAGACCCCAATTTTAGCACTGTCTCAGCTACAGCAAATCGATGCCATTCTCTTAGAGCTTCATTTTCCCCACTCCAATAGCGTTACTCTGCTGCGTCAATTAAAAGAACAAATGGGCGATCGCTGCCCTCCGATCGTTGTGATCGACGATGAAGACACAAAGACCGCAGTCCAGGCATTCAAAAACGGCGCAGCAGACTATCTTGTTAGAGATCAGATCACACCTGATGACCTGCGACTCTCATTGCGGAACGCGATCGAAAACGCAGAGTTACGACGAGAACTGCAACGCAGCCAAGAGCAGTTCCAAACCTCAGTTGAGAATATGCTCGACTGTTTTGGCATCTTCTCAGCCATCCGTGACCGCTCAGGACAGATCTTAGATTTTCGCATCGATTATCTCAATGCAGCAGCGTGCGAAAACAACCAAATGCCCAAGGAAATGCAGATTGGACGCGGCTTATGTGAGGTACTACCAGGTCATCGTGAATCAGGCTTGTTCGATGCATATTGCTATGTGGTGGAAACGGGTGAACCCTTAATTAAAGACTCCCTAATCTACGATGACACCTATGCCGATCGCCGACTGGTGCGGGCTTTTGATATTCGAGTCACCAAACTGAATGACGGCTTTGTTGCCTCTTGGCGCGATGTCACCGATCGCAAATATCTAGAACTCGAGCTAAACCAGACCATAATCGACCTGAAACAACAGCGGAATCGACTAAAACGGCTAATTGATACGGCTCCAATCGGCATTGGCATCGCCACCGCAGGCGGTGACGTGAGCGTTATCAACGACGCCATGCTGCACCTACATGGTTATAGCCGGGAAGAATTTGAGCAGCACGGCATGAACTGGTGTGACTTTGCCCCACCGGAGCTATCCGCACAAACCGAGCAGGCAATGGAACACCTGCGGCAACAAGGCACCCTCCCACCTGGAGAAAAAGAACTGATCCGGCGCGATGGAACACGGCTTCCCATTTGGATCAGTGCGACACAATGGGTAGATGGCATAGATGAGCATGTCGCCTTCGCGATCGATCTCTCTCAGCAAAAACAAGCTGAAGCAGCCATCCAACAACTCAACCAGGAGTTAACCGATCGCGTCTTGGAACTGCAAACGCTATTAGAAATCCTACCCGTCGGTGTCGCTATCGCCACTAATCCAGCCTGCACTGAAATGCAGAGCAATGCTTACATTCGAGAAATGCTCGGCACTCGTTCCGGCGAAAACATCTCCAAGACCGCACCTACTACCGAGCAACCCTCCTATCGCACCTTCCAAAATGGACAGGAAATTCCCCCTGAGAATCTGCCCATGCAGATCGCTGCCAGACTGGGCGTAGAAGTGCGAGATGTAGAGTTTGACATCCTACTCCCCGATGGCGCAATCCGCCAGCTCCTATGCTATGCAACCCCCCTACGCGATGATCAAAATCAAATCCGGGGCGCGATCGGAGCCTTTCTCGACATCTCGGAACGCAGTCAGTCCGCCGTCGCCCTCAAAGCCAGCCAGCAGCGCTACCAAGCGTTAGCCGAAGCCATGCCGCAAATGGTATGGACTGCCGATGCCACCGGAGATGTTAACTACTGGAATCAACGCTGGTATGAGTACACAGGATTCAGCGAAGCGGAGTCGATGGGCTTAGCAGGACTAAGTGCACTTCATCCCGACGATCGCGATCGCACCCTGTCTCAATGGAGTACATCGCTCCTCAATCAAGCACCCCTTGAAATTGAATATCGAATCCGCAGTCACAAGGGCGAATACCACTGGTTTATCTGTCGCGCTGTACCAACCCAAAACGACCAAGGACAAACCACAGGTTGGATTGGCACCGTAACCGATATTGACAGCCGCAAGCAAGCCGAACTTGCTTTGCAACAAAGCCAAGAGCGGCTAAATCTGGCAATGAAAGCCGCCAAAATGGGCAGTTGGGACTGGGATCTTCAAACCAATCGCGTCCATTGGTCTACCAATTTAGAACATCTATTTGGCATGGCTCCTGGTAGCTTTGATGGACGCTATGAAACCGTCAGATCAATGATTCACCCCGATGATCTGCCCTGGATTGAGCAAGCGATTCAGCCTGCACTTCACGATCGAGAAGAATACAACATCGAATTCCGCTTTATTCTGCCGGATGGCACAGTACGTTGGGCACTGGGTCTGGGACAAGTCTTCTATGATGCAGCAGGCAACCCAGTCAAGATGGCTGGAGTGGACATGGATATTACAGAGCGCAAGCAGTCCGCAGAAAGCCTACGCGCTAGTGAACAACGCTTCCGCCTCATGGCAGACAACGCCCCCATGATGATCTGGGTCGCAGATACTACAGGGCATTGCACCTACTTAAGTAAACGCTGGTACGAGTTCACCGAACAATCAGAAGTCGCAGGACTAGGGTTGGGATGGCTCGACGCTGTGCACTCCGAAGATTACGAAGCGACCAGAACAATTTTCTTAAATGCAGTTGAGCGCCACGAAGCATTTCAGACGGAATATCGGCTGCGGGGACAGGATGGCAACTATCGGTGGGTGATTGGAGCTGGACACCCTTGGACTGATCCAGAGAGTCATCAGTTCAAAGGACACATTAGCTCGATCGTCGACATCCACGATCGCAAACTTGCAGAAGAAGCCTTGCACCAGAGCGAAGACCGCCTCCGCATCGCGATCGCCTCTGCTCAGTTAGGCACTTGGGACTGGAATCTGATCACCCGTGAACTCACTTGGGATGTAGGCTGCAAAACCATTCTCGGCTTACCCCCTGAAGCCGACGCTAGCCTCGAAGTCTTTTTTGAGGCACTGCACCCCGACGATCGCGATCGCGCAGAACAGGCAATGCAATGGTCAATCAATTCAGCCAGTGGTGGCGATTACGACGTGGAATATCGCACGATCGGAATTCAAGACCGCATTGAGCGCTGGATTAGGGCAAAAGGACAAGCGTATTTTGATGCGACCGGAAAGCCGCTTCGGATGATCGGTACGATCTTAGACATTACTGAGCAAAAACGATCCGAAGCCGCTCTTGCAGAGCGTCGGGATCATATCGAATTGCTGTATGAAACAACCCGCGATTTGCTTTCTTCTACTCAACCGCTTGCTCTGATTGAAACCGTATTTAGCAAGCTCAAGGATCGAGTGGGACTAGATGTGTATCTCAACTACATCCTGGATGAATCGCAGCAAAAGCTACAGCTTGCTAACTACGGCGGCATCCCAGAGGACGTTGCTCAGCAGATCAAATGGCTAAACATTGGGCAAGCCATCTGCGGTATGGTCGCTCAAGAACGCCGCCAAATCGTGCGGGCAGAGATTCAGCAGTCTGATGAACCGAAATTGGAACTAGCACGATCGCTCGGTGCCACCGCTTGTGCCAGCCAGCCCTTGGTGGTTCGAGAAAAATTGCTTGGCACATTGAGCTTTGGCAGCCTCAGTCGCACTGAGTTTACAGCCTCTGAGCAGTCTCTCTTTCAAGCGATCTGCGACCAAATTGCGATCGCCCTCGAACGCTCCGAACTACTCAACTCCCTCCAGCAGCAGACCGAGGAACTTGTCCGCGTCAACCGCATCAAAGACGAGTTTTTAGCAATTCTGTCCCACGAGTTACGATCGCCCCTCAACCCCATTCTCGGTTGGACAAAGCTACTGCAAGCGGGTAAAGTGAACGCGGCTCAAATGCCTCAAGCCCTCGCGACGATCGAGCGCAACGCCAATCTTCAGACTCAGCTAATTGATGATCTCCTCGATGTTGCCAAAATTCTACGCGGCAAGCTCACCTTAAATATCAACTCTGTCAATCTATCCTTTGTGATTGAAGCGGCGATCGAAACAGTCAGAACAGCATCCACAGCTAAAGCAATTTCACTGCATTCTGTGTTACCCAACATTGGACAAGTAAGGGGTGACGCGGCTCGCCTTCAGCAAGTCGTCTGGAACCTGTTGTCCAATGCGATTAAATTTACTCCTAATAGTGGACAGATAGACATCCACCTAGAACAAGTCGGCAATCAGGCACAACTCACCGTAAGCGACACGGGTAAAGGCATTAGTCCAGAGTTTCTTCCTCACATTTTTGAATCCTTCCAGCAAGAAGATGCTTCGATTACTCGCAAATATGGGGGATTAGGGTTAGGGTTAGCGATCGTTCGTCAGTTAGTGGAAGCGCACGGCGGCACCATTACAGCCGATAGCCCCGGCGAAGAATTAGGCGCAACGTTCACGGTCTTACTGCCCTTGCTCAATGTTCAACCCGCAATCCAGCCATCGATCGAGCCACCCCACCAAGAACTCGATTTAACTGGGATTCGAGTCCTTGGCGTGGATGATGAACCTGATGCCCGCGATCTACTCGCAGTATTACTCACCCAATACGGAGCAGAGGTTTTGATCGTGACTTCTGCCGCAGAGGTACTCTCAAATTTGCCATCTTTTCAACCCAATATATTGGTCAGTGATATTGGGATGCCCAAAGTCGATGGATACACGCTGATTCAACAGGTACGAAGTTTACCCGTCGAGCAGGGGGGACAGATTCCCGCGATCGCGCTCACTGCTTATGCCAGAGAAGATGATCATAACCGTGCAATCAACAGTGGATATCAACGGCATATCACAAAGCCACTTGACCCAGAACAGTTAGTGCAAGCGATCATCACCCTCATAGACTAA
- a CDS encoding photosystem II S4 domain protein, producing MLPREDLLKGVENRDTIARVIDQAEQAIKTWEVVISDFLSPPELAEVQRSFSRLTEIQLIVWGGYPQAERQRVAIARAEIPLEPAQVQLAALDIAGNFLFDSATHRDFLGAILGTGIVREKVGDIIVLGERGAQAIVIPELVEFLQTNLKQVRSVPVQIESIPFEELKIREPKKKELTTVEASMRLDAIASAGFGMSRSKMADLISAGDVRVNWKETTSTSYSVKSGDLIAIRGKGRVEVGEVMVTKKDRYRVQLTRFV from the coding sequence ATGTTACCAAGGGAAGACCTCCTCAAAGGCGTAGAAAACCGAGACACGATCGCACGTGTGATCGACCAAGCAGAACAAGCAATCAAAACCTGGGAAGTGGTCATCAGCGACTTTCTCTCACCCCCAGAACTCGCAGAAGTTCAGCGATCGTTTTCCCGCCTCACCGAAATTCAACTCATCGTCTGGGGTGGCTACCCCCAAGCCGAACGTCAAAGAGTAGCGATCGCTCGTGCTGAAATACCGCTCGAGCCAGCGCAAGTTCAACTCGCTGCCCTTGATATTGCTGGAAATTTCCTGTTTGACTCAGCAACTCATCGAGATTTTTTAGGCGCAATTCTCGGCACAGGCATCGTGCGGGAAAAAGTCGGTGACATTATTGTTTTAGGAGAGCGCGGCGCACAAGCCATCGTCATTCCCGAACTGGTGGAATTTCTGCAAACCAATTTGAAACAAGTGCGATCAGTGCCCGTACAAATCGAGTCAATTCCATTCGAGGAATTGAAAATCCGCGAACCCAAAAAGAAAGAACTGACTACCGTTGAAGCATCCATGCGGTTAGATGCGATCGCGTCTGCAGGCTTTGGCATGTCGCGCAGTAAGATGGCAGATTTAATTTCAGCAGGCGATGTGCGCGTGAACTGGAAAGAAACAACTTCAACGAGCTACTCGGTAAAATCCGGAGATCTCATTGCAATTCGCGGTAAGGGGCGAGTTGAAGTGGGAGAAGTCATGGTGACGAAAAAAGATCGCTACCGGGTTCAACTAACGCGCTTTGTCTAG